The following proteins come from a genomic window of Phacochoerus africanus isolate WHEZ1 chromosome 9, ROS_Pafr_v1, whole genome shotgun sequence:
- the LOC125136165 gene encoding zinc finger protein 391-like, with product MESLQGSSTQRPMNEDACKSEGQLSRQTKCSTIQKKSSFEKTAIRKVSMTLKEIFTRERGSESSDFSLSSKLKTQQKIPKEARSPTPRKNSKDKSDLIKHQKTFPQRKPCKHSECGKAFNYQSDLTVHSGNHGGEKPFECNECGKTFSRSTHLIEHQRTHTGEKPYECSECGKAFSRSTHLSLHQRIHTGEKPYECRECGKAFSRSTNLSQHQRTHTREKPYKCNECGKAFSDRSTIIQHQRIHTGENPYECSECGKAFSWISSLIEHQRTHTGENPYECSDCGKVFSRSSSLVEHQRIHTGERPHECRECGKGFSRSSSLIIHQRTHTGEKPYKCNNCGKSFSQSSTLIRHQQLHTKE from the coding sequence ATGGAAAGTCTCCAAGGGAGTAGTACCCAACGTCCTATGAATGAAGATGCCTGTAAAAGTGAGGGCCAGTTATCAAGGCAAACAAAATGTAGTACTATACAGAAGAAATCTTCTTTCGAGAAAACAGCCATCAGGAAAGTGTCAATGACTCTCAAGGAAATTTTCACTAGGGAGAGAGGCTCTGAATCCAGTGACTTTAGTCTAAGCTCAAAacttaaaacacaacaaaaaattcCAAAGGAAGCTAGGTCGCCCACACCTAGGAAAAACTCCAAAGATAAGTCAGACTTAATTAAACACCAAAAAACCTTTCCACAAAGGAAACCTTGTAAACACAGTGAATGTGGTAAAGCCTTTAATTACCAATCAGACCTTACTGTCCACAGTGGAAATCATGGTGGAGAAAAGCCTTTTGAatgcaatgaatgtgggaaaaCTTTTAGTCGAAGTACACACCTTATTGAACATCAAAgaactcatactggagagaaaccttatgaatgcAGTGAATGTGGAAAAGCTTTTAGCCGGAGTACACACCTTAGTCTACATCAGAGGATCCATACTGGAGAAAAACCATATGAATGTAGggaatgtggaaaagcctttagCCGAAGCACTAACCTTAGTCAACATCAGCGAACTCATACTCGAGAAAAACCTtacaaatgtaatgaatgtgggaaagccttcagtgaCCGTTCAACCATAATTCAGCATCAACGGATACATACTGGAGAGAATCCCTATGAATGCAGTGAGtgtggaaaagctttcagttgGATCTCATCTCTTATTGAACATCAGAGAACACACACTGGGGAGAACCCTTATGAGTGCAGTGACTGTGGGAAAGTGTTCAGTCGAAGCTCATCCCTTGTTGAACATCAGAGAATCCACACTGGAGAAAGGCCCCATGAGTGCAGAGAGTGTGGAAAGGGCTTCAGTCGGAGCTCCTCCCTTATTATTCACCAGAGAACCCATACCGGAGAGAAGCCTTACAAGTGTAATAACTGTGGGAAATCCTTCAGTCAGAGTTCAACTCTCATCAGACATCAGCAACTTCACACTAAAGAGTAA